The Nitrospiraceae bacterium genome includes a window with the following:
- a CDS encoding glycosyltransferase family 2 protein, with amino-acid sequence MTVATRPWASVVIPIKDERENLVPLTEQLVNVLEAREESRSASYELVYIDDGSTDGSSEVLDRLASQHRAVTVFHFDRNYGQSSAFDAGFKRSSGELVITIDGDLQNDPADIATLLPHTRTHDLVCGWRKDRHDNLTRKISSRIANTVRSAVTGDRVHDTGCSLKIFRRPVVEKMQLFEGMHRFFPALALMHGFTVTEVPVRHYARAHGVSKYGVGNRLFKGLYDLVAVRWMQHRVLKYRLRSQ; translated from the coding sequence ATGACTGTGGCGACCCGCCCATGGGCCTCCGTGGTCATCCCCATCAAGGATGAACGGGAGAACCTGGTCCCCCTCACCGAACAGCTGGTGAACGTCCTCGAAGCCCGAGAGGAATCTCGCTCGGCCTCGTATGAATTGGTCTATATCGACGACGGCAGCACCGACGGAAGTTCGGAGGTGCTGGACCGGTTAGCTTCCCAGCATCGCGCGGTGACGGTCTTCCATTTCGACCGCAACTACGGACAGTCCTCGGCCTTCGACGCGGGATTCAAACGGTCCAGCGGCGAGCTGGTGATTACGATCGACGGCGACCTGCAGAACGATCCCGCGGACATCGCAACCCTGTTGCCCCATACCCGTACCCATGATTTGGTCTGCGGCTGGCGCAAAGACCGGCACGATAACCTGACCCGCAAAATTTCTTCTCGGATTGCCAATACGGTTCGCAGCGCCGTGACCGGGGACCGGGTGCACGATACCGGCTGCTCCCTCAAGATCTTCCGTCGGCCGGTAGTCGAAAAGATGCAACTGTTCGAGGGGATGCACCGTTTTTTTCCGGCCCTGGCCCTGATGCACGGCTTCACGGTCACCGAAGTCCCGGTGCGGCACTATGCCAGGGCCCACGGCGTATCGAAGTACGGCGTCGGGAATCGGCTCTTCAAAGGACTCTACGATCTGGTCGCGGTCCGTTGGATGCAACATCGGGTGTTGAAATATCGTCTTCGCAGCCAGTAA
- a CDS encoding lipid-A-disaccharide synthase N-terminal domain-containing protein: MNITNETMWLAIGFLGQGLFFGRWIIQWLASERSAASKVPVAFWYMSLIGGLITLAYAIYRHDPVFIAGQSIGSVVYLRNLMLIHRPSAAVESTSPPGMKS; this comes from the coding sequence ATGAACATCACGAACGAAACCATGTGGCTCGCGATCGGCTTCCTCGGCCAGGGGCTCTTTTTCGGCCGTTGGATTATCCAGTGGCTGGCCTCTGAACGGAGCGCCGCCAGCAAGGTCCCCGTGGCCTTCTGGTATATGAGTCTGATCGGAGGATTGATCACGTTGGCCTATGCCATCTACCGTCATGACCCGGTATTTATCGCCGGGCAAAGTATCGGCAGCGTCGTGTACCTTCGCAACCTCATGTTGATTCATCGGCCCTCTGCAGCGGTCGAGTCGACATCGCCCCCCGGCATGAAGTCCTAA
- a CDS encoding glycosyltransferase family 39 protein, with the protein MIPDTNGHPPPQAPSVEEDRSIQPIVLVLLLALSAVLFFVGLGSTGLTDRDEGRNAEAGREMYETGNYVSPTFNYEPRFAKPVFVYWLMSLSYHLFGVSEFSARLPSAVFGVGVILLQYLFLTRCRGPVVGLFGAGMLLLNLEIIGLGRMALTDSVLNFFTTLALYGFWLGLYGKGRERWCIWLFYLGMALATLTKGPVGFLIPMLAVALYLWFTRSWALYWREGSPVVGLAIFVALALPWYIMMWTIHGERYAASAQGDTIGRFLGAMEGHGGTPLFYLPIFLVGFFPWSGWLPYAWYRSFQEWRAAKRAGLFSGTPASEAAASTPFHALEWFAAVWVVGGLIFFSLSSTRLPHYIAPLFPAAALLTASYWNRCVTDPNTRGTRAAIHTVTIVGGILAIAMASLPPLYAKFAVKMTNEFPAAGHVPLGPGPYAVASIFLVGMALVAYFGLSETRRPAAFWAAGGSLALVVLVVTQLTLPMLSYFFVEPPQQLAEVAGLNLGPNDRLIVYGQPRPSLVFYAKRKAIMIPVNEEANIKPYLAQPGKTMLLLPAALRGRLPFETMDYPIVLERFGYVLLANREMVNVPEQEEKPRIRIPGH; encoded by the coding sequence ATGATCCCCGATACCAACGGTCATCCCCCACCTCAGGCGCCGAGCGTCGAAGAGGATCGGTCGATCCAACCGATCGTGTTGGTGCTGTTGCTGGCGTTGTCGGCCGTGCTGTTTTTCGTCGGCCTCGGCTCGACCGGCCTGACCGACCGGGATGAGGGGCGCAATGCAGAAGCCGGCCGGGAGATGTACGAGACCGGCAACTACGTCAGCCCGACCTTCAACTATGAGCCGCGCTTCGCGAAACCCGTGTTCGTGTACTGGCTGATGAGCCTGTCCTATCACCTGTTCGGCGTATCGGAGTTTTCGGCACGCTTGCCGTCCGCCGTCTTTGGCGTGGGCGTAATTCTGCTCCAGTATCTATTTTTGACCCGCTGTCGAGGACCGGTCGTCGGGCTCTTCGGCGCCGGTATGTTGTTGCTCAATCTCGAGATCATCGGTCTCGGGCGCATGGCCTTGACCGACAGTGTCCTGAACTTCTTCACGACATTGGCGCTGTACGGCTTCTGGCTCGGACTGTACGGGAAAGGGCGGGAACGCTGGTGCATCTGGCTGTTCTACCTCGGCATGGCGCTGGCCACCTTGACCAAGGGACCGGTCGGGTTCCTCATTCCAATGCTCGCCGTCGCCCTGTACCTCTGGTTCACACGTTCCTGGGCGCTCTACTGGCGAGAAGGATCTCCGGTGGTGGGACTTGCGATCTTCGTCGCCCTCGCCCTCCCCTGGTACATCATGATGTGGACCATTCATGGCGAGCGATACGCTGCCTCCGCCCAAGGTGACACCATCGGACGGTTTCTCGGAGCCATGGAAGGCCATGGGGGCACGCCGTTGTTTTATCTCCCTATTTTCCTCGTGGGGTTTTTCCCCTGGAGCGGCTGGCTGCCCTATGCCTGGTACCGGTCTTTTCAAGAATGGCGGGCAGCAAAGCGGGCCGGTCTTTTCTCAGGCACACCTGCTTCGGAAGCTGCGGCCTCAACGCCATTCCACGCGCTCGAATGGTTTGCCGCGGTCTGGGTGGTGGGCGGGCTGATCTTCTTTAGTCTCTCTTCGACGCGGCTGCCACACTATATCGCGCCACTCTTTCCAGCAGCCGCCCTGCTGACAGCGAGCTATTGGAATCGGTGCGTCACCGACCCGAACACGCGAGGTACCCGCGCGGCCATCCATACCGTGACGATCGTCGGGGGAATCTTGGCCATTGCCATGGCCTCACTACCTCCGCTCTATGCCAAGTTTGCCGTGAAGATGACGAACGAGTTTCCAGCCGCCGGGCATGTGCCGCTTGGCCCAGGCCCTTACGCAGTCGCCAGCATCTTCTTGGTGGGAATGGCCTTGGTGGCCTATTTCGGACTGAGCGAGACGAGACGGCCGGCCGCATTCTGGGCCGCCGGAGGATCGCTGGCGCTGGTCGTCTTGGTGGTGACCCAATTGACGCTGCCCATGCTGAGCTACTTTTTCGTCGAACCGCCGCAGCAACTGGCGGAAGTGGCGGGGTTGAACCTTGGTCCCAACGATCGGCTCATCGTATACGGGCAGCCGCGACCGTCGCTGGTCTTCTACGCCAAACGAAAGGCCATCATGATTCCGGTGAACGAGGAAGCCAACATCAAGCCCTACCTGGCTCAACCGGGTAAGACAATGCTCCTCCTGCCGGCGGCCCTGCGCGGGCGGTTGCCGTTCGAGACGATGGACTACCCGATCGTCCTCGAACGATTCGGGTACGTGTTGCTGGCTAATCGCGAGATGGTCAACGTGCCGGAGCAGGAAGAGAAACCTCGGATCCGCATCCCGGGCCACTGA